A stretch of the Notamacropus eugenii isolate mMacEug1 chromosome 2, mMacEug1.pri_v2, whole genome shotgun sequence genome encodes the following:
- the LOC140522772 gene encoding triggering receptor expressed on myeloid cells 3-like, translating into MPGVKLGFYWWYLVFPEARGSESGSGESGPTPSCHPSAKRQLEDTTSHVPYLLTHGRMMAKAVPLLLLPFLLIGSQEQVFQMKYEEGQTLTVYCSYKLQRVETRWKTWCKLQENGRLCDHLITRTPVFLGQLSDARVSLLDDTSTATITITMSNLTVEDSGIYWCGIYDSANNTIDILKKIRLEVAPGRPHSSIFSNSLALQALCGLLVTKGLVFTALLVLLCRCRGPEKGRNHSELSQ; encoded by the exons ATGCCTGGTGTTAAGCTGGGGTTCTATTGGTGGTACCTGGTGTTTCCTGAGGCCAG AGGCTCAGAATCTGGAAGTGGAGAATCAGGACCAACACCCTCCTGCCATCCATCAGCCAAAAGACAGCTTGAAGACACCACCTCCCATGTCCCCTACCTCTTGACCCATGGAAGAATGATGGCCAAAGCAGTTCCACTACTGCTGTTGCCTTTTCTGTTAATAG GGTCACAGGAACAAGTGTTCCAAATGAAGTACGAGGAGGGGCAGACACTCACAGTTTATTGCAGTTACAAGCTCCAGAGAGTTGAGACAAGGTGGAAAACCTGGTGTAAACTGCAAGAAAATGGAAGGCTGTGTGATCATCTAATTACCAGGACACCAGTCTTCCTTGGACAACTTAGTGATGCACGAGTCTCCCTGCTGGATGACACTTCCACTgctaccatcaccatcaccatgtCTAACCTCACTGTGGAGGATTCAGGCATCTATTGGTGTGGAATCTATGACTCTGCCAACAACACTATTGACATTCTCAAAAAAATCAGGCTGGAGGTTGCCCCTG GTCGACCAcactcttccattttctccaatTCCCTAGCTCTCCAAGCACTATGTGGGCTCCTTGTGACCAAAGGCCTAGTCTTCACAGCTCTGCTTGTTCTCCTGTGCAGGTGCAGGGGCCCAG AGAAAGGGAGGAACCACTCTGAGCTTTCTCAGTAA
- the LOC140526100 gene encoding natural cytotoxicity triggering receptor 2-like, with protein MMAKAVPLLLLPFLLIGSQEQVFQMKYEEGQTLTVYCSYKLQRAEKRWKIWCKLQENGRLCDTLIIRTPVFLKQLSDARVSLLDDTSTGTIIIIMSNLTVEDSGIYWCGIYDSASSTIDTIKRISLEVAPATSFKTTECSQLTTEIPLTTSATPLATSSPPHSSIFSSSSVIQVLCGLIVAKGLVFTALLVLLGRCRDPEKGRSHSELSQEQNDLK; from the exons ATGATGGCCAAAGCAGTTCCACTACTGCTGTTGCCTTTTCTGTTAATAG GGTCACAGGAACAAGTGTTCCAAATGAAGTACGAGGAAGGGCAGACACTCACAGTCTATTGCAGTTACAAGCTCCAGAGagctgagaagaggtggaaaatcTGGTGCAAACTGCAAGAAAATGGAAGACTGTGTGATACACTAATTATCAGGACACCAGTCTTCCTTAAACAACTTAGTGATGCACGAGTCTCCCTGCTGGATGACACCTCCACTggtaccatcatcatcatcatgtctaACCTCACTGTGGAGGACTCAGGCATCTATTGGTGTGGAATCTATGACTCTGCCAGCAGCACTATTGATACTATCAAAAGAATCAGCCTGGAGGTTGCCCCTG CCACATCATTCAAGACCACCGAATGTTCTCAACTTACCACTGAGATACCTCTCACCACCTCTGCCACCCCCTTGGCCACCAGCAG TCCACCAcactcttccattttctccagttCCTCAGTTATCCAAGTACTATGTGGGCTCATTGTGGCCAAAGGCCTAGTCTTTACAGCTCTGCTTGTTCTGCTGGGCAGGTGCAGGGACCCAG AGAAAGGGAGGAGCCACTCTGAGCTTTCTCAAGAACAAAATgacttgaaatga